From a region of the Abditibacteriaceae bacterium genome:
- a CDS encoding family 1 glycosylhydrolase, whose product MEFRWTVGFEGSFIPHLGIDQYQWTQHDRCWRDDFSLVANDLGCRWARYPLPWHILEPQSGTFDWTWFDERLETAEALGIELIVGLVHFGTPTWLVDAFGDSDFPAALERFARAFGKRYQGRIRHICPFNEPLTTAMFAGEFGLWPPHGRGFADYCKVLASLTTGTVRAIRALREEMPDVEIMLTDAVDCPVTHDEACQESVSHRMERRVLALDLIMGRVDANHPLAGWLLEHGFSRFDLSWLERNGQRPDILGLDYYPHSEVMIERTAEGHLHQSVPKHPCGFFRAARDYWNRYEIPLMLTETSIPGSFEDRGWWLEYTTWEVRRLRAEGIPVEGYTWWPVIDHLDWDGALLHQTGHIHPVGIYQLQRGDNGRLNRVATPLRDAYRELIARGEDAVGPQAEKSKSVQPAQGVSQRNIEMSQIASTPPSLKLTGNSSNFPIVVHCHLRWDWVFQRPQQFLSRLSKNHPILFVEGPELHEGEFTPHYTTAAAPDFPNVTILKTHFPHTRFNDGEWVDNQRFELVRDAINSDTKHTFENAVHWFYDPMAAPAFIGKMDEAAVVYDCMDQLSQFKFAPPPLIEREQTLLRAADVVFAGGRKMWEDKRRHNTNAHFYGCGVDVAHFAKARAEETQIPHDIDFISRPILGYFGVVDERLDYDLIAHIADTHPHWNIAMVGPVFKVDPNDLPHRQNIFWLGGRDYSQLPAYTKAFDVCMMPFAMNEATEFINPTKALEYMAAGKQIVSTPVPDVVSNFGHVAVVANTAEEFAAACAKALAEPDTAAIERGLKMADENTWDSIVAKMEAHITAAIAARNARLEKSRREAHRVLSRAALAA is encoded by the coding sequence ATGGAGTTTCGTTGGACTGTCGGGTTCGAAGGGTCGTTTATTCCCCATCTCGGCATCGACCAATATCAGTGGACACAGCATGACCGATGCTGGCGCGATGATTTTTCTCTCGTTGCCAACGACCTCGGTTGCCGCTGGGCTCGCTATCCGCTTCCATGGCACATCTTGGAACCGCAGTCGGGTACTTTCGATTGGACATGGTTTGATGAACGCCTTGAAACCGCGGAAGCACTTGGTATTGAGTTAATTGTCGGTTTGGTCCATTTTGGCACACCAACATGGCTTGTTGATGCATTTGGTGATTCCGATTTCCCCGCCGCACTCGAGCGATTCGCTCGTGCCTTCGGCAAACGATACCAAGGGCGCATCCGTCACATTTGCCCCTTCAATGAGCCGCTGACAACAGCCATGTTCGCTGGCGAATTTGGCCTCTGGCCACCGCACGGACGAGGCTTCGCCGACTACTGCAAAGTTCTGGCTTCTCTGACAACAGGCACCGTTCGTGCGATTCGTGCGCTTCGCGAAGAAATGCCTGATGTAGAAATCATGCTTACCGACGCAGTTGACTGCCCGGTAACTCATGATGAAGCCTGCCAAGAAAGTGTCAGCCATCGAATGGAGAGGCGAGTATTGGCACTCGATTTGATTATGGGCCGTGTAGATGCAAATCATCCCTTAGCGGGCTGGTTACTCGAACACGGATTCTCTCGCTTCGATTTGTCTTGGTTGGAACGCAATGGTCAGCGCCCTGACATCTTAGGATTGGATTATTATCCGCACTCCGAAGTAATGATTGAGCGCACAGCGGAAGGCCATTTGCATCAATCGGTTCCGAAGCACCCCTGCGGATTTTTCCGCGCTGCACGCGACTACTGGAATCGATACGAAATCCCGTTGATGCTCACGGAAACCAGCATTCCCGGCTCGTTCGAAGATCGCGGCTGGTGGCTGGAATATACGACGTGGGAAGTTCGACGTTTGCGCGCGGAAGGAATTCCTGTCGAGGGCTACACCTGGTGGCCCGTTATCGATCATCTCGATTGGGATGGCGCATTGCTTCACCAGACCGGACACATTCATCCGGTCGGAATTTATCAACTCCAACGCGGCGATAATGGACGCCTAAACCGCGTTGCAACCCCGCTACGCGATGCCTACCGCGAACTTATCGCACGCGGCGAAGACGCAGTCGGACCACAGGCTGAAAAATCCAAATCTGTGCAGCCTGCTCAAGGTGTCTCACAAAGGAATATTGAAATGTCACAAATTGCTTCCACTCCACCAAGTCTTAAATTGACCGGCAACTCGTCGAATTTCCCGATTGTTGTTCATTGTCATCTTCGTTGGGATTGGGTTTTTCAACGGCCTCAGCAGTTCCTTTCACGCCTCTCTAAGAATCACCCGATTCTTTTTGTCGAAGGCCCGGAACTTCACGAAGGCGAGTTCACGCCTCATTACACCACTGCAGCAGCACCGGACTTTCCGAATGTCACCATTCTGAAAACGCATTTTCCTCATACTCGTTTCAATGATGGTGAATGGGTTGATAACCAGCGTTTTGAGTTGGTGCGCGACGCGATTAACAGCGACACGAAGCACACTTTTGAAAATGCTGTTCATTGGTTCTATGATCCGATGGCCGCACCCGCTTTCATCGGCAAGATGGACGAAGCTGCGGTGGTTTACGACTGCATGGACCAACTTTCGCAGTTCAAGTTTGCGCCGCCGCCGTTGATTGAACGCGAACAAACCTTGTTGCGCGCTGCGGATGTTGTCTTTGCCGGTGGCCGCAAAATGTGGGAAGACAAGCGCCGTCACAATACTAACGCGCATTTCTACGGTTGCGGCGTCGATGTGGCACATTTCGCCAAAGCCCGCGCTGAAGAAACCCAAATCCCACACGACATCGACTTTATTTCCCGTCCGATCCTGGGCTACTTCGGTGTTGTCGATGAACGTCTCGATTACGATCTCATCGCGCATATCGCCGACACGCATCCACACTGGAATATTGCGATGGTTGGGCCTGTCTTTAAAGTCGATCCCAATGATCTGCCGCATCGCCAGAACATCTTCTGGCTCGGTGGCCGCGATTACTCGCAGCTTCCCGCTTACACCAAGGCCTTCGACGTTTGCATGATGCCTTTCGCGATGAATGAAGCAACCGAATTCATCAACCCGACGAAGGCTCTGGAATACATGGCCGCCGGAAAGCAAATCGTCTCCACACCGGTTCCCGATGTGGTTTCCAACTTCGGCCATGTCGCGGTTGTGGCTAACACGGCCGAAGAATTCGCGGCGGCTTGCGCCAAAGCTCTAGCCGAACCTGACACAGCCGCTATCGAGCGTGGTTTGAAGATGGCTGATGAGAACACCTGGGATTCCATCGTCGCCAAGATGGAAGCTCACATCACGGCTGCGATCGCGGCACGCAACGCTCGCCTTGAAAAGTCGCGGCGCGAAGCTCATCGTGTTTTGTCACGCGCAGCCTTGGCTGCCTAA
- a CDS encoding Crp/Fnr family transcriptional regulator, which yields MKIPPMPDVLIKHLRSQVAPSAAAGAGRPRNSVLRFLPEADWQRIMPLLRHSMLEPGQMLQRAHTPIERIYFPNAGLVSLLTEVAKSTVETIAIGRNGFIGSLSDIVAGEAIASAEVQIAGNALWLSVDDIRAEFEHGEAFSRVLLLNDAMLLSDTSRAVLCNRLHSVEERLSRWLLSARDYTDSETIAVTHENIARLLGTRRSGITVALGVFAAANLIDTSRGHVVILDSSGLEKRACPCYQAPAGA from the coding sequence TTGAAAATTCCTCCAATGCCCGATGTTCTCATCAAACACCTACGCTCGCAGGTAGCGCCGTCGGCGGCGGCTGGCGCAGGGCGCCCGCGCAACAGCGTTCTCCGCTTCTTACCCGAAGCCGATTGGCAGCGCATCATGCCGCTTCTGCGTCACTCGATGCTGGAACCCGGGCAAATGCTGCAGCGTGCCCACACGCCGATTGAGCGCATCTATTTTCCCAATGCCGGGCTGGTTTCCCTTCTGACAGAAGTGGCAAAATCGACAGTCGAAACGATTGCTATCGGGCGGAACGGTTTTATCGGCTCTCTGAGCGACATTGTCGCTGGAGAAGCCATTGCCAGCGCCGAAGTCCAAATCGCCGGCAATGCCCTCTGGCTTTCTGTCGATGATATTCGCGCCGAATTTGAACACGGCGAAGCATTTAGCCGCGTCCTGTTACTCAATGACGCTATGCTTTTGAGCGATACATCGCGCGCTGTTTTATGCAACCGCCTGCATTCGGTGGAAGAGCGTTTGAGCCGGTGGCTTCTCTCGGCACGAGATTACACCGACTCGGAAACCATAGCTGTAACACACGAAAACATCGCGCGGCTGCTTGGCACACGCCGTTCGGGAATTACAGTCGCTCTGGGTGTTTTTGCTGCGGCCAACCTCATTGATACATCGCGTGGCCACGTCGTTATTCTCGATTCTTCCGGTCTGGAAAAACGCGCCTGCCCTTGCTATCAGGCTCCCGCCGGAGCCTGA
- a CDS encoding flavin reductase family protein: MDEIKRALQRLSYGVYVVSARRGDELNAMTVRMATQVSTRPPCLALSIRKRSLTYEFIQSSEAFAVSILAQGQELLGGHFGLHSGRAVHKFVALEHFFGVTGAPILTHCSAWMECRVCASHEIGSQMLVIGEVLSASTGKGAPLAYRESDYYDNG; encoded by the coding sequence ATAGACGAAATTAAACGCGCCCTCCAGCGCCTGAGTTACGGCGTTTATGTGGTGAGCGCGCGACGCGGCGACGAACTTAACGCGATGACGGTGCGCATGGCGACGCAGGTATCGACGCGCCCGCCGTGTCTGGCGCTTTCGATTCGCAAACGCAGCCTGACCTACGAATTCATTCAATCGAGCGAAGCCTTTGCTGTCAGCATTCTGGCGCAGGGGCAGGAGCTTTTAGGCGGTCATTTCGGCTTACACAGTGGACGCGCGGTTCATAAATTCGTGGCGTTAGAGCACTTCTTTGGCGTTACAGGCGCACCGATTCTCACTCATTGCAGTGCGTGGATGGAATGTCGCGTTTGTGCTTCTCACGAAATCGGCAGCCAGATGCTGGTTATCGGCGAAGTCCTGTCTGCAAGTACGGGTAAAGGTGCCCCGCTCGCTTACCGCGAATCAGATTATTACGACAACGGTTGA